The sequence AGTATTCCCTGAACTCGGGCGCCCATGAAAAAGCCTTCTGAAGTCTTCCGGCGTTTTCCAGAATCGCTTTTTTGTCGTATATGTGAAAAGGCGTCGGGTATTTTTTTGTCAGTTCTTCAATCTGCTGCTTGGTGAAAGGGACTTTTTTTTCTGCCATTGTACAATTCTCCCGCATGAGTTATGATTTTTTAACTAATGGCTTTAACATTCTTCTGCCGCCAATTCAACGAAAAAAAATATCAAAACACGCTTTTAACTCATATGATCTTTTATTACGGACATTTTAAGTTTTTTAAGGTTGTTGGAAAGGCTCACTTTATATATATGGGGGTTGAGAAATCTTTTGTATGTACCGTGCAGAGCGCTCAGCTCCTGCATTGCGTGAGCCTGAATGCTTTTCAGCTCCGTTTTAGGCTCCGTCCTTTTCCCGTTTTCCATAACCTTGCGGAGAAGGAGCTTCGCTCCTGCGTAGTTTTCAAGGGTCTTGTATGAATACTCTATGGACGGGTGGTTCAGGCGGATCGGTTTTTTCTCCGCTATGAGCCCTTCCACCTCTTCCATGCTGTCCTCAAGAAGAACGAGATCCGCAAGCATCATCCCATCCTCCCCGTAAAACCTGTAAACATTCTTTATCCCGGGATTGGACATTTTTTCGGGGTTGTTGGTTATCTTCATCACTGAGGAGAAACTGCCGTTTTCCTCTTTTGCAGCAAGCTTATAAACACCAGTAAGAGAGGGATCTCTGTCAGCAGTCACAAGCCTTGTCCCCACACCGTAGGCATCAATGCTCGCACCTTCCCTGCTGAGCTGCTCAATGATCCATTCGTCCAGATCGTTTGAGGCTATAATTTTTGCCTCAGTAAAACCTTCCTTATCGAAGACTCTCCGTGCCTCACGGCTGAGGAAACTCAAATCACCGCTGTCCAGCCTTATGCCGTAATTTCTGCGCCCTGCCGCCTTCAGCTTGGCAAAAACCTTCAACGCATTCGGTACGCCGGACATCAGCGTGTCATAGGTGTCCGCAAGGAGAATGCAGTCGTCCGGATACATATCCGCAAAAGCCTCAAAAGCCGCACGCTCGCTGTCAAAGCTCATAACCCAGCTATGCGCCATCGTGCCTTTCACGGGTATGCCATATTCCTTTCCTGCAAGAACATTTGAGGTTGCCTTCACCCCGCCGATGAATGACGCTCTGGCGGCGGAAATCGCCCCATCCGTTCCCTGCGCCCTGCGGAGTCCGAACTCCATGACCGACGCATCTCCAGCGACACCGCAGACCCGTGCTGATTTGGTGGCGATAAGCGTCTGAAAATTTATGAAGTTGAGAAGAAGAGGTTCTATAATCTGCGTTTCAAGGAGAGTTCCCTTCACCCGCATTAAGGGCTCGTTGGGAAACACCACAGTCCCCTCGCTTACGGAGTGGATCTCGCCCCTGAAACGGAAATCCCTGAGATAATCTATAAAGCGGTCAGAAAAGTAATTCAGACTCCGTATATACTCTATATCGCTGTCAATAAAGCTAAAATTCTCAAGCGCATCCAACAGCGGGTCAAGTCCGGCGAAAACTGCATAACCGCCGCCGAAGGGATGTCTGCGAAAAAACATGTCGAACACCGCCTGCCTGTCGGGATCCCTTTCAAGAAACCCCTGCATCATCGTGAGTTCGTAGAAATCCGTCATGAGGGCGGAGTATGAGCACTTCATAACCTTACATCCGCCGACTGAACCACTCTTATTCCGGCTTCCTTCATGGCGGAAACGGCTTTTAACACATTCCCTTCAGGAAAATCCACACCCTTGCAGGCATCCTCTATCACATATGTCTCAAATCCCGTCTTCACAGCGTCCAGCGCTGTGTACATGACACAGAAATCTGTAGCGAGTCCGGTCACATAGACTTTCCGCACACCCAGTTCATTCAGGCATCCTTTCAGCCCGGTCGGTGTTACCCCGTCATTTTCCGTAAACGCCGAATATGAGTCTATATCGGGGTTAGTTCCTTTGCGGATGATAAGATGGAAGGCATCGGAATGAAGATCAGGATGAAAATCAGCCCCGTGTGTTCCCTGAATACAGTGATCAGGCCACATTACCTGACTGACGCCGTTTAATGCCCTCACGCTGAAGGGCTCGGCGCCTTCGTTGCAGGAGGCAAATGAACCGTGATTCACGGGGTGCCAGTCCTGCGTGCCGATTATAATCTCGAAGCTGTCGATAAGAGAATTGATGACGGAAACGACTCTGTTTCCGTTTTTTACCGCCAGCGCTCCGCCGGGGCAGAAGTCATTTTGAACATCCACAACTATAAGTGCGGTATTTTTTCCGTATGTCATATTTCACCTTAATTGACAGTCAGAATCTGTACATCCTGTCAGATTCTGACACACGCTCGCGGTTTGCAAAGCAAACCTTCGCCGCACGGCGCATGTCTGTACTACCAAGGCAAAAGCCACTTCCTGTGGTTTTGCCTCACACGCTCGCGGGCGGATAAACCGCCCTTCGCTGCGCACGGCGCATGTCTGTACTACCAAGGCAAAAGCCACTTCCTGTGGTTTTGCCTCACACGCTCGCGGGCGGATAAACCGCCCTTCGCTGCGCACGGCGCAGTTCCATCCATGGAACTGAACATAAAAAGCGTCATTGCGAACACGAAGGGTGAGGCAATCTCAAAGAAGACTGCCGTGTCTCTCCCGCTCCTCGCAGTGACGTAATACAACGCCATTCCGGGCATCCGCTAAGAATCCCGCAAAGCTGCCGTGCTGCTGTTCCGGCATCTCTCCCATGACCGCGCAAATAAAATAAAATATGTAAAATAACTATACTACCATTAATCTATATTTCAAAGGGGGAAACTGGATTTTTACAAAACTTGAAAGAAAGGAAAAATAAAGAAGCTGCCCCGCGGGACAGCTTCATCGAATGCTGTTCTATTTTTTTTAACACACTGTTTTAATTATTTGGCAACTCTGTTAAGGAGCATGCTGTCGAACTCTTCTTTAAGCTCATATGCGTTGCCGAGATATGTTATATCAACAGAATCGGCAAGGTAGCTTACTTCGTCAATCGTGAGGGAAGTCTTTTTAAATATATCCTTCGTACTGAGAACCCTTTCGCTCCACGGCTCGAATGAGTGCATGCTGAGAAGGTAAAAGTGCTCTTCCGTGATAATTATCCTTACTAGAATGACATTTCTGTAGGATTCGAGAGCTCTGTCATAAATCCTGAAAATATCACCCACACCGTAACGGGTTTTCTGTTCCATAATCGCATCACCTCTTACTCTTCACAATACACCATTCCATCGGCATTTCAAGACAGAATTAAAACTTTTTCATCAGTAAAACAATCACCTCCTGTTTAATAATAGGTGTATAATTTAACAACAAAATCATACACAAAACAGAACAGTTTTATTTCTTACAAAGTATTTATATTCAACAACTAATTTTCCTATCAAAAACACCTATACTCACTATAGGACATATGCTCAATATTCACCGCATCAGGGCATGTAAAAAAATTAACGATGTTTTAATTTTTTCAGATTAAATATTAACCTCAAGTTGAACATTCTTAAAACGCAGCTCCGCTTCTTTAAAAATACTGCACTTTCAGCCACGCTTTTTTTACCTTATTTTGTGTTTTTTCATCATTTTCATGGCTGTTTTATCACTTCTTTCCGTGTAATATGTTGATTTACGAAAAATATGACTGCGGAAACCTCGCCGAAGCGCACTTTTTCACACATGAAACAGAAGTTCCATAAGGCAATTTTGTCAAGAAACTGCAATATGTTACAGCAGTCCAACTGAAAAACTTGACAGAGTTTGTATATTTCCTGTAAATACAGCGGAATGAGACATAATACAGCGATAATCGAACTGAAGGACATAACAAAATCATTCGGCGAGAATACCATTTTGAAGAATCTCAATCTCTCCATCTCTGACGGGGAGTTTGTGACCCTGCTTGGTCCGTCCGGATGCGGCAAAACAACAATACTCCGCCTTATCGCGGGGTTTGAGCAGCCCGATGAAGGGAGCATACTGCTTGCCGGAAGCGACATAACAGACCTTCCGTCCAATAAGCGGCATGTCAATACAGTTTTCCAGAGCTATGCCCTCTTCCCGCACATGACTGTTTTTGAGAATGTTGCCTTCGGTCTGACAATGGACAAAATGTCCAAAACAGAAATCAGAACACATGTTGACGAGGTTCTGCGCATGGTCAAAATGTCAGAATACGCAGACAGAAAGCCCAGCCAGCTCTCCGGCGGACAGCAGCAGAGAGTGGCAATAGCCAGAGCTGTGGTGAAAAAGCCGCGTATTCTGCTCCTTGACGAACCGCTTTCCGCCCTTGACTTCAAACTCCGCAAGCAGATGCAGGTGGAGCTGAAACAGCTTCAGCGAAGACTTGGAATAACCTTCATCTTCGTAACACACGATCAGGAAGAGGCGCTGAGCATGTCTGACAGGGTTATAGTCATGGATGAAGGCGTAATTCAGCAGTCCGGAACCCCTAAGCAGGTTTATGAGCAGCCGGCGAATCTTTTTGTCGCCCGTTTTGTGGGAGAGATAAACATACTCGGCACCGTGGTGGAAAAGCACACCGACAACGGATTTGCCTGTAAAATAGAAGGATTTTCCTGTGAGATCCACACAAAGAAGCGCCCCTCCGAGGGAGCGAGGATAAATATACTGCTTCGTCCCGAAGATCTCCGTGTGGAGGAACTGGCAAAGGCGGAAAAGCCTGAGGCTGGCTCAATCTTCGGACGGGTAGAGGAAACCACCTACAAAGGCGCAACCCTTGAATCAATCATTGCTCTGCCTTCGGGTAAAAAGCTTCTCGCAAGCGAATTTTTTGATGAAGAGTACGAGGAGTTTGACTATAAGCTCGGTCAGGATGTGGCGGTAAGCTGGGTTGACGGCTGGGAGGTGGTGCTGGTCGATGAATGAGAGAAGCCTCTTTAAAACAGCAGTAATCACCGTAATTTCACTCTGGTTTCTGATATTTGTTTTTGTTCCGAATATACTTGTGTTCGGGGTCAGCTTCCTTGAGAGGCACGAAAACAACTTCGTGACATTCAGCTTTACGCTGGAGAATTATCAGAGGATCTTCTCCAGCGTGTATTTCACGGTATTCGCCGATTCCTTCAGGCTGGCGCTGATCTCCATGCTTATCTGCCTTGTCGTGGGCTATCCGTTTGCCTACAGGCTGGCGCGGCTCAAAGGCAGGGTAAAGAATATACTTTTCATGCTTATCATCATCCCCTTCTGGACAAGCTCGCTCATACGCACATACGCTATCATGATAGTACTCAAGACAAACGGACTGCTGAATACTGTCCTTTTATGGCTGGGGATAATAAGTGAGCCTCTGAACCTGCTCTACACCGGAACAGCCGTCACAATTGGCATGGTTTATTCGCTTCTGCCGTTTATGATTCTGCCCCTGTACGCCAGCATTGAAAAGCTGGACAAGGTGTACATCGAAGCGGCGGGCGACCTCGGCGCGGGCAAGATTCAGACTTTTATAAGGGTAATAATCCCCCTCACGATGCCCGGGATAATAGCCGGATGCACGCTGGTGTTCCTCCCTTCGTTCTGTCTTTTTTACATACCCGACCTCATGGGCGGCGCAAAGGATCTGCTTATCGGAAACCTGATTAAAAATCAGTTTCTCTCAGCCCGTGACTGGCCCTTCGGCTCCGCGGTGAGCGTGGTGCTCTCCGGCATTATGGCGGTGCTCCTCTTCGCGTACTACAAGAGCACTAAGATTGTGCAGAAGGCTTCTGAAAAGGGTGCGGTATGAACAGATTTTTCAAAAGCCTGTACATGCTGATGGTTTACCTCTTTCTTTATATTCCTGTGATAATCCTCGTGGTGAACTCGTTCAACTCGTCCAAATACATGACAGGCTGGCGCGGCTTCACCCTTGACTGGTACGGCAAGCTCGCCTCCAACACAATGCTGATCGACGCCGCCGTAAACTCGTTCACTGTTGCGTTCCTTTCCGCCTCCGCAGCGACAGTGCTGGGTACGCTGACGGCGGTAACGCTTTACAGATACAGTTTTTTCGGCAAAAAGCTCCTTTATGCCCTTGTATATGTGGTGATAATGTCGCCGGATATTGTTATGGGAATCTCCCTTCTGGTGCTGTTTGCTTCCGTGAAGATTGAGCTCGGTTTCTGGACCCTGCTGGTGTCGCACATAACCTTCTCCATCCCTTTCGTGGTGGTTACGGTTTTCTCACGCCTCAGCGGGTTTGACAAAAATGTGATAGAAGCTGCGAAAGACCTCGGCGCGGATGAAATGCGGATATTCAAATCAGTAATACTCCCCATGTCTCTGCCTGCGGTGGCTGCGGGATGGCTCCTCAGCTTCACCCTTTCGCTTGATGATGTTATTGTGTCCTTTTTCGTAACGGGACCGGGGTTTGAGGTTCTGCCTCTGCGTATATTCTCAATGGTTAGGCTGGGCGTAAAGCCTGAAATAAACGCGCTCTGCGCGATTATACTACTGTTTTCGCTCGTCATGGTTATGACGTCGCAATTCTTGATGAGGGAGAGAAAATGAAAATTTTCCAGATTATCGCGCTTACTCTCGTAATGACCGTATCGGCATTCGCCGCAGGCAAGGAACTCTACCTGTACAACTGGTCTGAGTATATGCCTGAGGAAGTAATTCAGAAGTTCCAGAAGGAAACAGGGATCAAGGTTATCTACAACACCTATGACAGCAACGAGGCAATGTACGCCAAAGTTAAGCTCATCAGCGGAAAAGGATACGACCTTATAGTTCCCTCAACCTACTATGTGAGCAAAATGAAGAAGGAAAACCTTCTTGCCAGAATCGACAAAAGCAAGATAAGCAACTTCAAAAACCTTGAAAAAAGCCTGCTGAACAAGCCCTACGATCCGGGCAACGACTACAGCGTTCCTTACCTCTGGGGCAGCACGGGCATTTCATACAACGCCGACAAGGTAAAAGACAAGGTTGACAGCTGGAGCGTGCTCTGGAAACCTCAGTACAAAGGCAAAATCCTTCTTACAGATGATGTGCGGGAAGTCTTCCAGATGGCTCTTGTCCAGCTCGGATATTCCGGCAACACCATAAAGGAAGCTGAAATAAAAGCCGCTTACGAACTGCTGAGGAAGCTCATGCCTTCCGTGCGCACCTTCAACTCTGAATCGCCCAAAGTGCCGTACATCAACGGCGAAGTGACAATCGGCATGAACTGGAACGGAGAAGCCTTCCTTGCGCAGGAGGAAATGCCCTCCATGAGATACGTTTACCCCAAAGAAGGAGTAATCCTCTGGATGGACAACTTCGCTATCCCCAAAAACGCGAAGAACATAAACGAGGCTCACACCTTCATCAATTTCGTTCTCAGACCTGACATCGCGAAAATAATCAGCGAAGAGATCGGCTACGCAACCCCCAACAGAGAAGGTAAAAAGCTTCTGGATGAGGAAGTGAGAAATAACCCGACGTCATACCCCTCCGAAGCCATTGTGGCAAAAGGCGAGTTTCAGGAAGATGTGGGTGACGCTATCCTCATATACGAAAAATACTGGGAAATGCTGAAAACAGGAAAATAACATAAGGGGGCTTCTGTCCCCCTTGCTTCAAAGTTCTTTTAAAAGCAAAAAAAGTATACCTTTGTGTAAAATCCTCCCCCGCCCTCCTTTACAAAAGGAGGGTGTTTTGCTCTTAGCGGCAATAACTTCCCCCTTTAGCAAAGGGGGATTGAGGGGGATTTTATAGATATGAACAAACCTGTTGCTGCACGGCGGCTTATTTCTTTTCAGGTTTGCAGAGGTGCTTTTCCTTGGCTGCTTCTTTGCCGCATTTGCAGATGTATTTGGGCTTTTCGCCGTCCAGCTTTTCTTTCCGTTCGGATTTTGAGAGTTCGCACATCTTTGCCATGACCGCAACCTTAATGAGATATTTATTGTCTTATTAAGATACACGCAAACGTTGTTAAACGCAACAGAAGCCTGCGTTTAATGCCCGATCTGCTTCCCTATGAAAAATTCCTGCGTGTTATGCGGCTCTTCACTCTCTGCGGGCTTCAGCTTTCTGTATGCCTCACCTTCCATCACCCAAGCCTTTGTATTGTCCTTTAGGTTGCTGGAAAGTATTGTCATCATAAATTCTTTGGCATTTTTATCAGTAATTTCAAAAAGCTGCTCGACCCTAGAGTGCATATTGCGCTCCATCCAGTCAGCAGTGGAAATAAACAGCCGTTTTTTGCCGCCGTGATGGAAAAGAATGATTCGCGGGTGTTCCAGAAAACGTCCAATGATGCTGCGGATTCTGATATTTTCTGTCAGCCCCTTCACTCCGGCAGTTATGCCGCAGATCCCCCTGATTATCATCTCAATCTTAACCCCCGCGCGGGATGCGTCATGGAGCTTCATGATAAGCTCCTTATCTATCAGCGAGTTTATCTTAATAAGCATCTCCGCCTTTTTACCTGCCAGTGCGTTTTCTATTTCGTAATTAATTAGCGAGATAAGCTTTGCCTTGAGACCGGTGGGAGCAACGCTGATCCTGTTCCAATCCGCATAGTCGGTATAACCCATCAGCATATTGAAAAGGTTGGCGCATTCATGCCCCACAGCCTCATCCGCCGTTATGTAGTCTATGTCGGTGTAGATTTTCGCCGTTGCCTCATTGAAGTTTCCGGTGGAGAGGTAGCTGTAGCGCACTATGCCCTGCGGCTCCTTGCGGATTATCTGCAAATTTTTGGAGTGGATCTTGAGTCCGGGTATTCCGTAGGTGACTATGCAGCCCGCTTCCTCCAGTTTTTTAGCCCAGCCTACATTGCGTTCCTCGTCAAAACGGGCTTTCAGCTCTATCACCACACAGATCTGCTTGCCCCGCCTTGCCGCCTCCGCCAGAGATTCAACTATGCTTGAGCCCCTGTTTGCTCTGTAAAGGGTCATTTTAACTGCCAGCACCTGTTCATCCACGGACGCGCGGCGTATCAGCGCCGAATTGAATCCGAAGTCATGATACGGACGGTAGAAGACATAGTCTCTCTCTTTAAGCCTTTCAAATATGTTTTCATCTGCCGTCAGTCCGTAAGGCACAAACGGCTTGTGTTCCGGATACATCAGCTCCGGATTGCCGTCCGTCAGAGAAAAAAGGAACGTGAGATCAAGGGGCTTATCCACGATATACACATCCTCGTTATCAAAGCCGATACGTTCCTGAAGGAACTTAAGCACCTCATCCGGCGCTGTTTTATCAAGCTCAACCCTGACGACATTCCCTTTCTTGCGGGAAGAGAGCTTTTTTTCAATGATTTTCAGCAGATCCTCTGCCTCATCCTCATCCACCGTAAGGTCGGCGTTTCTGGTGAGGCGGAGGGTGTAGCTGTCCATGACCTTATATCCGGGGTAAACCTGCGGCAGACAGCGGGCTATTATCTCCTCGCTGGTCACGCAGTATGTTCGGTGAAGGCGTATTTTAAAGACCCTTTGCAGGTTTTCAGGGATTATTATTATAGAGTAATGGGTCTCCCCCCCTTTTTCCAGCTTTACAAATATGCACTGGCGGAGGTTATATATAAACGGAAAAGGGTTCGCCGCACTCAGGGTAACAGGAGAGATAAGCGGCTGAATCTCATCATTAAATATGGATTCCACAATGTCTGAAAGCTCGCCGTCTATCTCCGGCTGAATGACTATATGGTGTCTGGCGCATTCCTTTATTACCTTGCGGAAGATCTTCTGCTGATCCTTCACAAGCCTGTGCGCGGTATCGGAAATTTTAGCGAGAAGCTCCTTCGGAGTGTAGCCGGAGACGTCCTTTATGTCGTATTTCGCCTCTACCTGATCATAGAGCCCTGCGACACGGATCATAAAAAACTCGTCCAGATTGGACGAGAAAATTGCCAGAAACTTCAGTTTTTCCAGAAGCGGAACACTGTCGTCGTCCGCCTCTCTGAGTACACGCTCATTGAACTGAAGCCAGCTTATTTCCCTGTTTATAAATTTATACTCACTCATAAAGTACCTTCATCTCCAGTTCAACGGGTATGCCGAAGGTTTCAAGGAACATCCCCTTCTTCTGGTCAAACCCGAGTTTTTCAAGGTAGGCGTGCTTTCTGGTTCTTGCTCTTATGATGATCCGGCTGCTCTGCACATCCACATCAACAGACTCCACAAGCTGCATATGGCTTGTGTCCAGTGCGTCCGCAATGCGGAGAATGCTCACCAGCTTTCTTATCGTCAGCTGTGTCTCCATATTCTGGTAGGAGAGCCTTGTCTCCGTGCTTTCGTCTGTACCGACTCTGTGCATCAGAACAAGGAAGGCGATTATTTTGATCTGCTCCTGATCAAGCCCGGGCATGTCAAACGCCTTCGCTATATAGTACGAGTGCTCATGGTGCATCTTCGCGTCTATGTAATAGCCTATATCGTGCAGGATCGCCGCCGACTCAAGAAGCATGCGCTCGCTGGTACCCAAGTTGTGGAGATCTCCAAGAGCGTCAAAAATCTGGAGCGAATAATCCGTAACGACTTTGGAGTGGGGTTCATCGAAGTTGTACCTCCTGCCGAGAAAGTACAGCGTATTCCTGAGCCTGCTTCTGAAGCCGTTGTCCCGGATATTGTTGGAGTAATATCTTGTAAGCACGTTCGGGAAAGATTTGCGGCTGAACTGCACCCTGTCCGTTCCGACGAACTGCATAAGTCGCAGATATGTTTCAAGCATCGGCACAAGCACCTTCGCCTCGCTGATCCTTATGCCCAGCATGGTCATATTCTCCTGCGATGTTTTGTCCTTAACTCTCTCGTAGAGCTCCTCAAGCTTGGTGCGGTGGAAGTAGTTCTCCTTCGGTTCAAAGATGAACTGGAGCGTGTTTACCGAACTGCCTGAGCAAACAAGATATTTTATCTTAGACGAACTGCCGAGAGACGAGTTGATGGTGTTGAACATTGTCTCCACGTACTGATTATACGCCTTGTACCTGCTGTGTATCGGCACCCCTTTGAAGAGCTGGCGCAGGCGGAGGCTGCCGTAAGGGAGCGAGCCGGAGAAAATGCTTGTATCGTCCTTGAGTATGTTTATGGACACGTTGCCGCTTGAGATATTGGCGAACAGAACCCCTCTTTTTTCATATGCCTCAAAGCCCTTGATGTCATTCTTCACGCCTATGTACTTTATGTAGATCTCATCAGACGGTTCTATAACATCAAGCTTCAGCCCAGTTTTGTTCATCACATGGTCTATGAGGAAATAGCGGTTGCGTGCTTCCCGCACCCCGCTGGTGCAGACGCATTTGTAGTTTTTTCTGATCCCGTACTCGTCCAGCTTGTGGCGGAACATTTGCAGGATGTTGGTAGCCTTGTAGACGCTGTCCAGCGTGATGTAGCCCTTGGTGAAAGTATCCTTGCCCAGTCCCAGAGGCTTGACAAGGGTTTCCATTATCCGCTCCTGCCCCTCGTTAAACTCCGAGATCTGCATTCGGAACGCACTGGCGCCTATGTTGATCGTTGCAAAAAGACCGTTTTTCATAAAATAATCAGCTCCTTCCCGCTTATCTCCTCCAGAAGATCCTTTTTCATCTCGAATTTTTTCTTTTCAAGGGAAAGATTGTATTCGGAAATCAGCTTAATCTCTATCTTCTTAGGCTTAACAGCAACTTCCAAATCCCTGACCAGAGATTTGTGCGACCTGTCCATAGCGTCCGCGGCACGGAGAATGGCGCTCATGGCTGCTGTCCTCTGCTGCTCGTTTTCGCTCATCATCTT is a genomic window of Geovibrio thiophilus containing:
- a CDS encoding nicotinate phosphoribosyltransferase, whose protein sequence is MKCSYSALMTDFYELTMMQGFLERDPDRQAVFDMFFRRHPFGGGYAVFAGLDPLLDALENFSFIDSDIEYIRSLNYFSDRFIDYLRDFRFRGEIHSVSEGTVVFPNEPLMRVKGTLLETQIIEPLLLNFINFQTLIATKSARVCGVAGDASVMEFGLRRAQGTDGAISAARASFIGGVKATSNVLAGKEYGIPVKGTMAHSWVMSFDSERAAFEAFADMYPDDCILLADTYDTLMSGVPNALKVFAKLKAAGRRNYGIRLDSGDLSFLSREARRVFDKEGFTEAKIIASNDLDEWIIEQLSREGASIDAYGVGTRLVTADRDPSLTGVYKLAAKEENGSFSSVMKITNNPEKMSNPGIKNVYRFYGEDGMMLADLVLLEDSMEEVEGLIAEKKPIRLNHPSIEYSYKTLENYAGAKLLLRKVMENGKRTEPKTELKSIQAHAMQELSALHGTYKRFLNPHIYKVSLSNNLKKLKMSVIKDHMS
- the pncA gene encoding bifunctional nicotinamidase/pyrazinamidase, whose amino-acid sequence is MTYGKNTALIVVDVQNDFCPGGALAVKNGNRVVSVINSLIDSFEIIIGTQDWHPVNHGSFASCNEGAEPFSVRALNGVSQVMWPDHCIQGTHGADFHPDLHSDAFHLIIRKGTNPDIDSYSAFTENDGVTPTGLKGCLNELGVRKVYVTGLATDFCVMYTALDAVKTGFETYVIEDACKGVDFPEGNVLKAVSAMKEAGIRVVQSADVRL
- the potA gene encoding spermidine/putrescine ABC transporter ATP-binding protein PotA, which produces MRHNTAIIELKDITKSFGENTILKNLNLSISDGEFVTLLGPSGCGKTTILRLIAGFEQPDEGSILLAGSDITDLPSNKRHVNTVFQSYALFPHMTVFENVAFGLTMDKMSKTEIRTHVDEVLRMVKMSEYADRKPSQLSGGQQQRVAIARAVVKKPRILLLDEPLSALDFKLRKQMQVELKQLQRRLGITFIFVTHDQEEALSMSDRVIVMDEGVIQQSGTPKQVYEQPANLFVARFVGEINILGTVVEKHTDNGFACKIEGFSCEIHTKKRPSEGARINILLRPEDLRVEELAKAEKPEAGSIFGRVEETTYKGATLESIIALPSGKKLLASEFFDEEYEEFDYKLGQDVAVSWVDGWEVVLVDE
- the potB gene encoding spermidine/putrescine ABC transporter permease PotB, giving the protein MNERSLFKTAVITVISLWFLIFVFVPNILVFGVSFLERHENNFVTFSFTLENYQRIFSSVYFTVFADSFRLALISMLICLVVGYPFAYRLARLKGRVKNILFMLIIIPFWTSSLIRTYAIMIVLKTNGLLNTVLLWLGIISEPLNLLYTGTAVTIGMVYSLLPFMILPLYASIEKLDKVYIEAAGDLGAGKIQTFIRVIIPLTMPGIIAGCTLVFLPSFCLFYIPDLMGGAKDLLIGNLIKNQFLSARDWPFGSAVSVVLSGIMAVLLFAYYKSTKIVQKASEKGAV
- the potC gene encoding spermidine/putrescine ABC transporter permease PotC: MNRFFKSLYMLMVYLFLYIPVIILVVNSFNSSKYMTGWRGFTLDWYGKLASNTMLIDAAVNSFTVAFLSASAATVLGTLTAVTLYRYSFFGKKLLYALVYVVIMSPDIVMGISLLVLFASVKIELGFWTLLVSHITFSIPFVVVTVFSRLSGFDKNVIEAAKDLGADEMRIFKSVILPMSLPAVAAGWLLSFTLSLDDVIVSFFVTGPGFEVLPLRIFSMVRLGVKPEINALCAIILLFSLVMVMTSQFLMRERK
- a CDS encoding extracellular solute-binding protein is translated as MKIFQIIALTLVMTVSAFAAGKELYLYNWSEYMPEEVIQKFQKETGIKVIYNTYDSNEAMYAKVKLISGKGYDLIVPSTYYVSKMKKENLLARIDKSKISNFKNLEKSLLNKPYDPGNDYSVPYLWGSTGISYNADKVKDKVDSWSVLWKPQYKGKILLTDDVREVFQMALVQLGYSGNTIKEAEIKAAYELLRKLMPSVRTFNSESPKVPYINGEVTIGMNWNGEAFLAQEEMPSMRYVYPKEGVILWMDNFAIPKNAKNINEAHTFINFVLRPDIAKIISEEIGYATPNREGKKLLDEEVRNNPTSYPSEAIVAKGEFQEDVGDAILIYEKYWEMLKTGK
- the ppk1 gene encoding polyphosphate kinase 1, producing the protein MSEYKFINREISWLQFNERVLREADDDSVPLLEKLKFLAIFSSNLDEFFMIRVAGLYDQVEAKYDIKDVSGYTPKELLAKISDTAHRLVKDQQKIFRKVIKECARHHIVIQPEIDGELSDIVESIFNDEIQPLISPVTLSAANPFPFIYNLRQCIFVKLEKGGETHYSIIIIPENLQRVFKIRLHRTYCVTSEEIIARCLPQVYPGYKVMDSYTLRLTRNADLTVDEDEAEDLLKIIEKKLSSRKKGNVVRVELDKTAPDEVLKFLQERIGFDNEDVYIVDKPLDLTFLFSLTDGNPELMYPEHKPFVPYGLTADENIFERLKERDYVFYRPYHDFGFNSALIRRASVDEQVLAVKMTLYRANRGSSIVESLAEAARRGKQICVVIELKARFDEERNVGWAKKLEEAGCIVTYGIPGLKIHSKNLQIIRKEPQGIVRYSYLSTGNFNEATAKIYTDIDYITADEAVGHECANLFNMLMGYTDYADWNRISVAPTGLKAKLISLINYEIENALAGKKAEMLIKINSLIDKELIMKLHDASRAGVKIEMIIRGICGITAGVKGLTENIRIRSIIGRFLEHPRIILFHHGGKKRLFISTADWMERNMHSRVEQLFEITDKNAKEFMMTILSSNLKDNTKAWVMEGEAYRKLKPAESEEPHNTQEFFIGKQIGH
- a CDS encoding HD domain-containing protein → MKNGLFATINIGASAFRMQISEFNEGQERIMETLVKPLGLGKDTFTKGYITLDSVYKATNILQMFRHKLDEYGIRKNYKCVCTSGVREARNRYFLIDHVMNKTGLKLDVIEPSDEIYIKYIGVKNDIKGFEAYEKRGVLFANISSGNVSINILKDDTSIFSGSLPYGSLRLRQLFKGVPIHSRYKAYNQYVETMFNTINSSLGSSSKIKYLVCSGSSVNTLQFIFEPKENYFHRTKLEELYERVKDKTSQENMTMLGIRISEAKVLVPMLETYLRLMQFVGTDRVQFSRKSFPNVLTRYYSNNIRDNGFRSRLRNTLYFLGRRYNFDEPHSKVVTDYSLQIFDALGDLHNLGTSERMLLESAAILHDIGYYIDAKMHHEHSYYIAKAFDMPGLDQEQIKIIAFLVLMHRVGTDESTETRLSYQNMETQLTIRKLVSILRIADALDTSHMQLVESVDVDVQSSRIIIRARTRKHAYLEKLGFDQKKGMFLETFGIPVELEMKVLYE